One Maniola jurtina chromosome 24, ilManJurt1.1, whole genome shotgun sequence DNA window includes the following coding sequences:
- the LOC123877511 gene encoding uncharacterized protein LOC123877511, producing the protein MDELLLTRLKLLATQIETLSNQALSLGSLNNDLIYNAEVIKTKLQNLSTRLNDDLNNYFRMVNVPEVDEISEISEIQLKAEESLAELIVKLKIFQNKTEISSTNRTADTITSCRLPKLNLPEFEGDILSWHQFWDQFQSNIDKRNITEVDKLLYLKSSLKGEARKAIEGLDTTNKNYSIAIKTLKERYGKDSHLVDAHYSALSKVATTDSTITSCRGALNDIEKHLRVLESLGENVNHNHLRHLIFSKFPEDLIYELKLKTKDDSISEIRKELEKIITAREDANRITNGSNTKEVENYTVETLHVTQENRGRSHYRKDRIPRRREIRKNNWLTPVERMEPRRFRKRRFSQWEERKERREDTTSKGSNTTEGEVVSKRMKVSCVFCKGDHYSDLCDKYKTAKERKSRLGDRCYGCLMRNHRIAQCYSSRKSCYYCKKRGLHHRALCPQKFPSKTETTTLTEVDRR; encoded by the coding sequence ATGGATGAACTATTATTAACAAGACTGAAACTTCTCGCCACTCAAATAGAAACTCTCTCGAATCAAGCTCTTAGTCTCGGCTCTCTGAACAATGACTTAATCTACAATGCAGAAGTAATCAAGACTAAATTGCAAAACCTATCGACGAGATTAAACGATGATTTAAATAATTACTTCAGGATGGTAAATGTTCCCGAAGTGGATGAAATTAGTGAAATTAGTGAAATTCAGCTCAAGGCGGAAGAAAGTTTAGCGGAActaattgtaaaattaaaaatattccaGAATAAAACGGAGATTTCATCGACAAATAGGACAGCTGATACTATAACATCATGTCGTCTACCTAAACTGAATCTTCCAGAATTTGAAGGGGATATATTAAGCTGGCATCAATTTTGGGATCAGTTTCAGTCGAATATCGACAAGAGAAATATAACAGAAGTGGACAAATTATTATATCTTAAATCCTCGTTGAAAGGAGAAGCAAGAAAGGCTATCGAAGGTCTTGACACAACGAATAAGAACTACAGCATTGCGATTAAAACTCTTAAAGAAAGATATGGAAAGGATTCTCATCTAGTTGATGCTCATTACTCGGCACTTTCGAAGGTGGCTACAACCGATTCGACAATAACGTCATGTCGAGGAGCGCTCAACGATATAGAGAAACATTTGAGAGTTCTTGAGTCACTAGGAGAAAACGTAAACCACAACCATTTACGTCATCTCATATTCAGTAAATTTCCTGAAGATCTTATTTACGAGTTGAAATTGAAAACCAAAGATGATTCCATAAGCGAAATACGAAAGGAATTGGAAAAAATAATCACGGCTAGGGAAGATGCTAATAGAATTACTAATGGAAGCAACACTAAGGAAGTGGAAAATTATACAGTTGAAACTTTACATGTAACTCAGGAAAATCGAGGAAGAAGTCATTACAGAAAGGATAGGATACCACGTAGAAGagaaattagaaaaaataattgGCTAACACCTGTAGAGAGAATGGAACCTCGAAGATTTCGTAAGAGACGGTTTTCACAATGGGAAGAACGTAAAGAACGGAGGGAAGATACAACATCAAAGGGAAGTAATACGACAGAGGGTGAAGTTGTCTCGAAGAGGATGAAAGTATCATGCGTGTTTTGCAAAGGCGATCACTACAGTGACCTTtgtgataaatataaaacagcCAAGGAACGAAAGTCACGGTTAGGAGACAGATGTTACGGATGTCTCATGAGAAATCATCGTATTGCGCAGTGCTATAGCAGTAGGAAATCTTGCTATTACTGTAAAAAACGTGGTCTACATCACAGAGCATTGTGTCCTCAGAAATTTCCATCTAAAACCGAAACTACCACTCTAACAGAGGTTGACAGAAGATGA
- the LOC123877621 gene encoding trypsin CFT-1-like, which translates to MKTIVLLLAIGLTTVASLPRQHERIIGGSVTNINTYPFAGSLQITTNNVQFRHNCGCTIINNRSLLSAAHCWPRNAIANRYRVRIGSTNVSSGGRQHNVAQLIGHPNYNTRNHDNDVGVIRVSTAIPLGSATIRAGSLASANLNIPDNSNVIAIGWGFTTVNGSPSESLRHVGLQTVNQARCQSIYGGGTITANMLCAIWPAGGRGSCFGDSGTALLRSNVVVGVTSFGAQCASAHWPGVYARVSRYVTWIRNNS; encoded by the exons ATGAAGACAATCGTACTTTTATTGGCCATAGGCCTTACAACAGTTGCTT CGCTCCCACGGCAACATGAGAGGATCATTGGCGGATCAGTGACCAATATAAACACCTATCCGTTCGCCGGGTCTCTTCAAATAACCACCAACAACGTCCAGTTCCGACACAACTGTGGTTGTACCATCATAAACAACAGATCCCTGCTTTCGGCGGCTCATTGTTGGcc ACGCAATGCCATCGCCAATAGATACCGCGTCCGGATTGGCTCAACCAACGTGAGCAGTGGTGGACGACAGCACAACGTGGCTCAACTCATCGGCCACCCGAACTACAACACACGGAACCATGACAACGACGTGGGTGTGATCAGGGTGTCCACTGCCATCCCCCTCGGCTCCGCCACCATCCGCGCGGGAAGCCTCGCTTCAGCCAACCTCAACATCCCTGACAACTCCAACGTTATAGCTATTGGATGGGGATTTACCACA GTTAATGGAAGCCCATCGGAGTCGCTCCGTCATGTTGGTCTCCAGACGGTCAACCAAGCCAGATGCCAAAGCATCTATGGCGGCGGCACCATCACCGCAAACATGTTGTGCGCAATTTGGCCAGCCGGCGGCCGTGGCTCATGCTTCGGGGACTCTGGCACCGCTCTTCTCCGCAGCAATGTGGTAGTGGGCGTCACCAGCTTTGGCGCTCAATGCGCTTCGGCTCACTGGCCTGGTGTTTACGCAAGAGTTTCCAGATACGTCACCTGGATTAGGAACAATTCTTAA
- the LOC123877622 gene encoding trypsin CFT-1-like — MWKLHVLLAICLATAEALPQKGRIVGGSVVNISQYPFAAVLLVSYNNAAFRQDCGGLIINNRSIMSAAHCWVGKNPRFAVRVGSTNANSGGAFHYVARHITHPNYNIGTFMNNDIGIVRLSTAISFGNNVRAGAIAGSNFNVPNGANVWSIGWGLMSWGGQLSEQLRHVQLRTVSQSDCQRAYVSNTINDNMLCAGWHTDGRGSCTADSGTPLLLSNTAVGVTSFGTGCGEARWPGVYARVSRYTSWIQANA; from the exons ATGTGGAAACTTCACGTTTTATTAGCCATTTGCCTTGCGACCGCTGAGG CGCTCCCGCAAAAGGGGAGGATAGTCGGCGGATCAGTGGTCAACATAAGCCAGTACCCTTTCGCGGCCGTCCTCTTAGTGTCGTATAACAATGCGGCCTTCCGACAAGACTGCGGTGGACTCATCATCAACAACAGATCCATCATGTCCGCCGCCCACTGTTGGGT GGGAAAGAATCCTCGGTTTGCAGTCCGAGTCGGTTCAACCAACGCAAACAGTGGTGGTGCTTTCCATTACGTAGCAAGACATATCACCCATCCCAACTACAATATTGGTACATTTATGAATAACGATATTGGAATTGTGCGCTTGTCAACTGCAATTTCATTCGGAAACAATGTCCGAGCTGGAGCGATTGCTGGATCGAATTTTAATGTCCCGAATGGCGCCAACGTTTGGTCAATTGGATGGGGTCTTATGAGT TGGGGAGGACAATTGTCTGAACAACTACGCCATGTTCAACTCAGAACAGTAAGCCAGAGTGATTGCCAGAGAGCTTACGTTTCTAATACGATCAATGATAACATGCTGTGTGCGGGCTGGCATACGGATGGCAGAGGTTCCTGCACCGCGGATTCTGGCACACCTCTGCTTCTCAGCAATACAGCTGTAGGTGTCACTTCTTTTGGCACTGGGTGTGGGGAAGCGCGCTGGCCTGGCGTTTATGCAAGGGTTTCCAGATACACTAGCTGGATTCAAGCTAATGCCTAA